CCAACGTGCAAACCTGCGCCTGACGGATATGGGAACATATCCAACGCATAAAACTTAGGCTTGGAAGGATCGTCTGTCATTTTGTATGTATCATGATCTTTCCAATACTTTTGCCATTTCTCTTCAATTTGCGTGTGTTTATAACTCATGTCAAAAATTCCTCCAATGTAGTCTAATTTCTGTTTCTTGCATTGGCGCGTACAGATAAAAAAAGACTCCCGTCCCTCTATAAAGGGACGAGAGTCTATATAGTTTCCCGCGGTACCACCCAAATTGACGGATTACACCGTCCAACTTGATTCCTTAACGCGGAGTACGGTATTAGTTACAAGTATTCACCAATACAGGCTCAAAGGCGAGTTCGTTCTCCACTCCTACAGACTTGCACTAGCCGTCTGCTCTCTAAAAAGTAGTGTAAGAAGTACTATTCCTCATCATGGCCTTCATTATTTTCTTCAGTTTACCCGAAACACAAGCTGAATACAAGTCTCCTCTGTTGCTTTTTGTCGTATAGTACATATTTTCTGCGATTTGTTGTGTGATATCTCTTCATATTCCGTGGTACAATGTCTGATGTAAAGGAGCTGTACATAATGAATGAAATCAATCTTCCGTTTCCAAGTGAAGGGAAACGGTACCATACATGGTCAAGACATTTGAAAGATACATTCGGTTGCAAAATTGCGAAAGTAGCGCTTGACGCGGGATTTGACTGCCCGAATCGTGACGGAACTGTTGCACATGGTGGCTGTACGTTTTGTAGCGTAGCAGGCTCAGGTGATTTTGCAGGAGATCGCGTAGATGCCATTGAAGTGCAATTTGCTGAAATCAAAGAACGTTCCCAGCGGAAATGGAAAGATGCGAAATATATGGCTTATTTCCAAGCCTATACGAATACCCACGCCCCTCTTCCTGTTCTAAAAGAGAAGTTTGAAGCAGCATTAGCGCAAGAAGGCGTGGTAGCCTTATCAATCGCGACACGTCCTGACTGCCTACCGGATGACGTAGTAGAGTATTTAGCCGAACTCAATGAACGCACCTATCTATGGGTTGAACTCGGCTTGCAGACTGTCCATGAATCTACCGCAAAACTCGTCAACCGTGCACATGACTTCGAATGCTATAAAGAAGGCGTCGACAAGTTACGTAAACACAATATTAATATTTGTAGCCATATCATCAACGGCTTACCTGGGGAGACCGAGGAAATGATGATGGAAACCGCTCAGGCAGTTGCCCAGCTCGATGTCCAAGGTATCAAAATTCATTTACTGCATTTATTAAAGGGAACACCTATGGTAAAACAATACGAAAAAGGCAAACTCGAATTTTTAACGAAGGAAGCGTACATCAATCTGGTCGTCGATCA
This window of the Sporosarcina ureae genome carries:
- a CDS encoding TIGR01212 family radical SAM protein (This family includes YhcC from E. coli K-12, an uncharacterized radical SAM protein.), producing MNEINLPFPSEGKRYHTWSRHLKDTFGCKIAKVALDAGFDCPNRDGTVAHGGCTFCSVAGSGDFAGDRVDAIEVQFAEIKERSQRKWKDAKYMAYFQAYTNTHAPLPVLKEKFEAALAQEGVVALSIATRPDCLPDDVVEYLAELNERTYLWVELGLQTVHESTAKLVNRAHDFECYKEGVDKLRKHNINICSHIINGLPGETEEMMMETAQAVAQLDVQGIKIHLLHLLKGTPMVKQYEKGKLEFLTKEAYINLVVDQLEIMPPEMIVHRITGDGPIDLLIGPMWSVTKWEVLNGIDQELERRNSWQGKNICKR